From the Candidatus Peribacteria bacterium genome, one window contains:
- a CDS encoding putative zinc-binding metallopeptidase, giving the protein MSVRAVTKASIGSIGAVGVSVVLALIVTQSQSTARDTDHEASQKIRLQPITSSVAVRKETRLLAQTIEVQAITEKAALLPVVNQEGIREEHRIIADAVLRRLPALCRDHLKNFYVLYANPKQRGLGGKSTIILDGTVSDTEFAGLLVHECGHVMHGNMLGNARSGESAFKDGKDTFAADSPAAAFFALSWMETDIMQAGQTDADFVTGYAAHDPFEDFAETFATYVLQRPSMVERAQTNDVIAAKLQWMDTYLPVAENVLGTAEYSWDKKVPWDATKLSYDWNPIP; this is encoded by the coding sequence ATGTCAGTACGCGCAGTCACGAAAGCGTCCATAGGTTCCATCGGTGCTGTCGGCGTCTCTGTCGTTCTTGCGCTGATTGTAACACAGTCGCAGTCGACCGCAAGGGACACGGATCATGAAGCATCACAGAAAATCCGGCTTCAGCCCATCACCAGCTCTGTCGCTGTCCGCAAGGAAACACGTCTGCTGGCCCAGACCATAGAAGTACAGGCAATCACCGAAAAAGCGGCGTTGCTCCCCGTCGTGAATCAGGAAGGAATCCGCGAAGAGCACCGCATTATTGCTGATGCCGTTCTCCGCCGTCTCCCCGCCCTCTGTCGCGATCATCTCAAAAACTTCTACGTGCTCTATGCAAATCCAAAGCAGCGCGGACTGGGCGGAAAGAGCACCATCATTCTGGATGGCACGGTCTCTGACACAGAATTTGCAGGACTGCTCGTCCACGAATGCGGTCACGTAATGCACGGCAACATGCTCGGCAACGCACGCAGCGGTGAGAGCGCCTTCAAAGACGGCAAAGACACCTTCGCCGCTGATTCCCCCGCCGCAGCCTTCTTCGCTCTCTCCTGGATGGAAACAGACATTATGCAGGCAGGCCAGACTGATGCTGATTTTGTCACCGGCTACGCTGCCCACGATCCGTTCGAAGACTTTGCAGAAACATTCGCAACCTATGTCCTACAGCGCCCGTCGATGGTGGAACGCGCGCAGACGAATGATGTCATCGCCGCCAAGCTGCAGTGGATGGACACATATCTGCCTGTTGCAGAAAATGTGCTGGGAACCGCTGAATACAGTTGGGACAAAAAGGTTCCGTGGGACGCAACGAAGTTATCGTATGATTGGAATCCGATTCCGTGA
- a CDS encoding alpha/beta fold hydrolase, which translates to MLSRVFPFLALLLVACVSGDSASQETLSSVASSSQTSSEAPLEQLPSAWTIEHFANMRLSGTGLTLDSVESKNSVYTRHRISYFSNGLRITGILNIPLGDGPFPLLIFNHGYIEPSIYTQGRGLKREQDYMARQGFAVLHTDYRGHAGSDKSPMPEDDDRYDGNLEYAMDSVNAINAVRAANLPSIDATKVGMLGHSMGGGVTLAILTAYPELVSAAVLYAPVHADVWENFVRWRRERPEGDRTIEVMKTRDENPASWDALSPQTYLSAIQTPIMLFQGDKDKDVPAEWSDTLADNLRAAGKELTYVEYPNEGHEFATQWGDFMKQSAAFFQTQLADQ; encoded by the coding sequence ATGCTGTCCCGCGTGTTCCCGTTTCTCGCACTTCTTCTTGTAGCCTGCGTGTCTGGCGATTCTGCATCACAGGAAACACTGTCATCTGTCGCATCATCCTCTCAGACATCATCAGAGGCTCCTCTGGAACAGTTGCCTTCCGCATGGACTATCGAACATTTCGCAAATATGCGCCTGAGCGGGACCGGGCTCACGCTGGATAGTGTCGAATCTAAAAACAGCGTCTACACGCGTCACAGGATCAGTTACTTCAGTAACGGGCTGCGCATTACCGGCATTCTGAATATTCCCCTTGGCGACGGTCCGTTTCCGCTTCTGATTTTCAATCACGGCTACATCGAGCCGTCTATCTACACGCAGGGCCGCGGACTCAAACGCGAGCAGGATTACATGGCCCGGCAGGGATTTGCTGTGCTCCACACCGATTACCGTGGCCATGCGGGATCGGACAAGAGTCCTATGCCGGAGGACGATGACCGCTATGACGGGAACCTGGAGTATGCGATGGATAGCGTCAATGCCATCAACGCTGTGCGTGCTGCCAATCTTCCCAGTATCGACGCGACCAAAGTCGGCATGCTCGGACATTCGATGGGAGGCGGAGTCACACTGGCCATCCTCACAGCGTATCCGGAACTTGTGAGTGCAGCCGTACTCTATGCACCGGTTCATGCCGATGTGTGGGAGAACTTTGTGCGCTGGAGGCGCGAGCGGCCGGAGGGGGATCGCACCATCGAAGTGATGAAAACGCGTGACGAGAATCCTGCATCCTGGGATGCGCTCTCGCCACAGACCTATCTCAGCGCCATACAGACGCCCATCATGCTGTTTCAGGGCGACAAAGACAAAGATGTGCCTGCAGAGTGGTCCGACACCCTTGCAGACAATCTGCGGGCTGCAGGCAAAGAGCTGACGTACGTCGAGTACCCGAACGAAGGTCATGAGTTTGCCACGCAGTGGGGGGACTTTATGAAGCAGTCGGCGGCGTTTTTTCAGACGCAACTAGCTGATCAATGA
- the rlmD gene encoding 23S rRNA (uracil(1939)-C(5))-methyltransferase RlmD, producing MSTTEPPVHSGQQYTVSIEKVTHGGSGLAKIDGFPVFVPSSIPGQQLEVVITKLTPRFAEAKVVKVLRRAKEEIMPRCQHFHECGGCTWQNLPYDKQLSYKEDIVRETLEHLTPGDDAVRKQLPGRVLKIIPSPQVFHYRNKLEMSFGYGEMRTEEKNGKKIHFDENPTIGFHQPNQWSTVLPITECHLYDEQIGTLLADVRRFMQDTKLPVHNPKTHKGLLRTMLLRRGIHTDQHMIAFTVNARKKELEPLFQYFMRFGGRPGLASLMVIENTTLNDKPEQPVIHTLIGKPFITERLFDLEFEISPFSFFQTNTLGAEKLYQAISVAADLNMRDTVLDAYCGMGTIGQYLSRFCQKVVGIESHPSAIEDALKSAGKNRIGNISFYKGRTEQILSDQVKAGGKYHFDVIVVDPPRAGLHPDATKAVIAHNPKKVVYVSCNTATFARDLGEFLKAGYELRTVQPVDMFPHTAHIETVSVLQKR from the coding sequence ATGTCAACTACTGAGCCCCCTGTCCACAGCGGACAGCAATACACCGTCAGCATTGAGAAAGTGACCCATGGAGGCTCTGGATTGGCCAAGATCGACGGTTTTCCGGTGTTTGTGCCGTCCAGTATCCCTGGTCAGCAGCTGGAGGTGGTTATTACCAAGCTCACACCTCGTTTTGCGGAGGCGAAAGTGGTCAAAGTACTCCGTCGTGCCAAAGAGGAGATTATGCCCCGCTGCCAGCATTTCCACGAATGTGGTGGCTGTACCTGGCAGAATCTGCCGTACGACAAGCAGTTATCCTACAAAGAGGACATTGTCCGCGAAACCCTCGAACATCTCACGCCGGGTGACGATGCGGTCCGTAAGCAGCTTCCGGGCCGTGTACTGAAAATCATCCCGAGCCCGCAAGTCTTTCACTACCGCAATAAACTGGAAATGAGCTTCGGGTACGGCGAGATGCGCACGGAAGAGAAGAATGGCAAAAAAATCCACTTTGATGAAAACCCGACTATCGGCTTCCATCAGCCGAACCAGTGGTCGACCGTGTTGCCTATCACTGAATGCCATCTGTACGACGAGCAGATCGGCACACTGCTCGCGGATGTCCGCCGCTTCATGCAGGACACGAAATTGCCGGTGCATAATCCAAAGACGCACAAAGGATTGCTCCGCACCATGCTGCTGCGCCGTGGTATTCACACCGATCAGCACATGATTGCCTTTACGGTGAATGCGCGGAAGAAAGAGCTCGAGCCGCTCTTCCAGTACTTCATGCGTTTCGGCGGCCGCCCGGGGCTTGCGTCTCTCATGGTGATTGAAAACACGACACTCAACGACAAACCGGAACAGCCAGTCATCCACACGCTCATCGGCAAACCGTTTATTACCGAACGCCTCTTCGATCTCGAATTTGAAATTTCCCCGTTCTCGTTTTTCCAGACCAACACCCTCGGCGCGGAAAAGTTGTATCAGGCAATTTCCGTTGCTGCGGATCTGAACATGCGCGACACCGTGCTCGATGCGTACTGCGGCATGGGAACCATTGGTCAGTATCTTTCGCGCTTCTGTCAGAAAGTGGTTGGAATTGAGAGTCATCCTTCCGCAATTGAAGATGCCCTGAAATCAGCCGGCAAAAACCGCATCGGGAATATCAGTTTCTACAAAGGACGCACGGAACAGATTCTGTCGGATCAGGTGAAGGCAGGAGGGAAGTATCATTTTGATGTCATCGTTGTCGATCCGCCCCGTGCCGGTCTTCATCCGGATGCCACGAAAGCCGTCATTGCCCACAATCCGAAAAAAGTGGTCTACGTCAGTTGCAACACCGCAACCTTCGCACGCGATCTTGGTGAATTTCTGAAGGCAGGATACGAATTGCGCACCGTGCAGCCGGTCGATATGTTCCCGCACACGGCGCACATTGAGACGGTCAGCGTTTTGCAGAAACGGTAA
- a CDS encoding DoxX family protein yields MQAFDAFFLSYGSYGVLALRLAIAVIFLYHGSKKLGNITSFMGFIGICEMLGGLALLFGFLTQLASLGLGIIMIGAIYKKTQEWHVPFSAMDKMGWEFDVALLGGCLALLTLGAGTISVDSMFLGL; encoded by the coding sequence ATGCAGGCATTTGATGCATTCTTCCTCTCGTACGGAAGCTACGGCGTACTGGCTCTTCGCCTCGCAATCGCTGTAATTTTTCTGTACCACGGTTCCAAGAAGCTCGGGAACATTACATCGTTTATGGGCTTCATCGGCATTTGTGAAATGCTCGGCGGCCTCGCGCTGCTCTTCGGATTTTTGACCCAGCTTGCGAGCCTGGGACTCGGCATCATCATGATCGGCGCTATCTACAAGAAGACACAGGAATGGCATGTCCCCTTCTCCGCCATGGATAAAATGGGCTGGGAGTTTGATGTTGCCCTGCTCGGTGGCTGTCTGGCACTCCTTACGCTGGGCGCAGGCACTATCAGTGTCGATTCCATGTTCCTCGGTCTATAA
- a CDS encoding HAMP domain-containing histidine kinase produces the protein MRSNFLSIKWRLALQFTLVVGLMLMIAGSAVFFLFVSKMQQDIDTLLYVQNAAVRTSLPITIDDIGAPDWREQMFKKIEAVKSLGFVVIITDGSGSVMDHSSPFLAPLPKQIGFSSVDAGPNDYRLYKDIYGPYVITIGRTLDSLIAAQNALVSVLLLTLLCTLGLTAGLSAMFAGRALKPLTRFSRRVRDIDPRHLPVPALVGKMPNDEIGQLARTFDDFLRRLEQAFKRERQFTQDASHELRTPLMVIKSSLELLAVNRSLTDPQKEKLALMQGAVKRMETLVTELLELSRGMQSGTRENIPLGDYIREIETGYRAMAEEKGLNLTVNIAKHVATISAHRIALEKVIGNLLKNAIRFSDAGGITVDVTGNIITISDTGIGIAEKDIPHIFERFYRGDTSRRTEGTGLGLAICKDICDEEGWTIRVQSDVGKGTTFRVGF, from the coding sequence ATGAGATCGAATTTTTTGTCTATCAAGTGGCGTCTTGCGCTCCAGTTCACACTGGTTGTCGGACTGATGTTAATGATTGCGGGAAGCGCGGTCTTTTTTCTGTTCGTGAGCAAAATGCAGCAGGACATTGATACGCTGCTCTACGTGCAGAATGCCGCTGTCCGCACAAGCCTTCCTATTACCATTGACGACATCGGCGCGCCCGACTGGCGTGAACAGATGTTCAAAAAGATCGAGGCCGTGAAGAGCCTCGGGTTTGTGGTCATCATCACGGACGGCAGTGGCAGTGTGATGGATCACTCCTCTCCGTTTCTGGCACCACTTCCGAAGCAGATCGGCTTTTCATCTGTGGATGCCGGACCCAATGATTATCGTCTCTACAAAGATATCTACGGCCCGTACGTGATCACCATTGGTCGCACACTTGATTCCCTTATTGCCGCGCAGAATGCTCTTGTCTCGGTTCTTCTTCTGACACTTCTCTGTACCCTCGGACTGACCGCCGGTTTGAGCGCCATGTTCGCCGGTCGCGCCCTGAAACCTCTCACCCGGTTCAGCAGACGTGTCCGCGACATTGACCCGCGCCATCTGCCGGTTCCGGCCCTTGTCGGCAAAATGCCGAACGACGAAATCGGTCAGCTTGCCCGCACCTTCGACGACTTCCTTCGCAGACTGGAACAGGCTTTCAAGCGCGAGCGCCAGTTCACGCAGGATGCATCGCATGAACTGCGCACGCCGCTGATGGTCATCAAAAGCTCTCTCGAACTTCTGGCGGTCAATCGCTCTCTGACAGATCCCCAGAAAGAGAAGCTCGCCCTCATGCAGGGTGCGGTCAAACGTATGGAAACACTCGTGACAGAACTCCTCGAACTTTCGCGCGGGATGCAGAGCGGCACCCGCGAAAATATTCCTCTTGGGGACTATATCCGTGAGATTGAAACCGGTTACCGCGCGATGGCGGAAGAGAAGGGGTTGAATCTGACTGTGAATATCGCGAAGCATGTCGCAACGATCAGTGCACACCGCATCGCACTGGAAAAAGTGATCGGGAACCTGCTCAAAAACGCGATCCGTTTTTCCGATGCAGGCGGCATCACCGTGGATGTAACGGGCAATATCATCACCATTTCCGACACCGGCATCGGCATTGCCGAAAAAGACATCCCGCATATTTTTGAACGCTTCTACCGCGGCGATACCTCACGCAGAACGGAAGGAACGGGACTCGGGCTTGCGATCTGCAAAGACATCTGCGATGAAGAAGGATGGACGATCCGCGTCCAGAGCGACGTCGGGAAGGGGACGACGTTTCGTGTCGGGTTTTAA
- a CDS encoding copper resistance protein CopC/CopD — MSLFARTGLFLILLSATVHVHAHAIPLGTESAAPSADVLTPLIIDLHFNERVDPAASSIRVFAPDGTAADTGISTVDPADPRHLFAHISGTATGTYTVLWQVVSRDDGHFTKGSYLFSVGKDAQMTPGQETLPEVEHCSSWALAIMIWLELLGGAMMIGVLALLATVWERPQRINHLRAMVTAAALLIATGCIGYLCMGSLDLAVDRDVPFGNALWTFFQTVVGRFTLYRMVLGIAACALFLPFLPSILQSKKVTKTEWALWAVMIAMVILRARVSHAAASLFLPTFSIGMNAVHLLFKDVWIGGLVVFFLATPKTLSSLRRFSRLLMVSLAIGGASGMYIVWLHLKDPLNLFTTHWGGHAIALGSFALLLLTLRLYQHHVTYRSLLKVENETATATHQEEAAMFPAVLLSEMLTGLAVLLFSSMLIITTPPLPRVTPISVGAFEGVLLLTALTLIILAVVESRRQKKTGAAATLPVPLPPASRQSLLFVALIDICILAMVGFLLGSHMHAAPSYLTFIDQLVASEKTPPTAS, encoded by the coding sequence ATGTCACTCTTTGCTCGTACAGGCCTCTTCCTGATACTGCTGTCGGCGACCGTGCATGTGCATGCACATGCTATCCCGCTGGGTACAGAATCTGCAGCTCCATCTGCCGACGTCCTGACACCGCTCATCATCGACCTGCATTTCAATGAGCGTGTTGATCCGGCTGCAAGCAGCATCCGGGTCTTTGCACCAGACGGAACAGCGGCCGATACCGGAATCTCTACAGTCGATCCCGCAGACCCAAGACATCTGTTCGCACACATCTCCGGCACTGCCACAGGAACCTACACCGTGCTGTGGCAGGTCGTATCGAGAGATGATGGCCACTTCACGAAAGGAAGCTATCTCTTTTCGGTTGGCAAAGACGCACAGATGACTCCGGGACAGGAAACACTACCTGAAGTGGAGCACTGCTCCAGCTGGGCGCTTGCCATCATGATCTGGCTGGAACTGTTGGGCGGTGCGATGATGATAGGAGTCCTCGCTCTCCTTGCGACCGTCTGGGAACGCCCGCAGAGAATCAATCATCTTCGGGCAATGGTGACCGCTGCCGCACTATTGATAGCAACGGGCTGCATCGGCTACCTCTGTATGGGAAGTCTGGATCTTGCTGTAGATCGTGACGTTCCATTCGGCAATGCGCTCTGGACCTTTTTCCAGACCGTCGTCGGCCGGTTTACACTGTACCGGATGGTACTTGGGATAGCGGCATGCGCACTCTTCCTCCCTTTCCTGCCATCCATTCTGCAATCAAAAAAAGTGACCAAAACAGAGTGGGCTCTCTGGGCGGTGATGATCGCGATGGTCATCCTGCGTGCCAGAGTCAGTCATGCTGCGGCGTCCCTGTTTCTGCCCACATTCTCTATCGGCATGAACGCTGTCCACCTGCTCTTCAAGGATGTGTGGATCGGGGGACTTGTGGTGTTTTTCCTGGCAACACCAAAAACCCTCTCCTCACTGAGGCGCTTCTCGCGGCTCCTGATGGTCTCCCTGGCAATAGGCGGTGCGAGCGGCATGTACATTGTCTGGCTGCATCTGAAAGATCCTCTGAATCTCTTCACAACGCACTGGGGCGGCCACGCCATTGCACTTGGAAGCTTCGCGCTCCTTCTCCTGACGCTCCGGCTGTATCAGCATCACGTCACCTATCGTTCTCTGCTGAAAGTGGAGAATGAAACTGCTACCGCCACGCACCAAGAAGAAGCGGCCATGTTTCCTGCGGTCCTTTTAAGTGAGATGCTGACGGGTCTGGCAGTGCTCCTGTTTTCCAGCATGCTGATTATCACCACACCACCGCTGCCGCGTGTAACACCCATCAGTGTCGGCGCCTTTGAAGGAGTCCTTCTGCTGACAGCATTAACCCTGATTATTCTTGCCGTTGTGGAATCACGCCGTCAGAAAAAAACGGGCGCTGCAGCAACACTGCCGGTTCCGCTACCACCTGCTTCCCGCCAGTCACTGCTGTTTGTAGCCCTCATTGATATCTGCATCCTGGCGATGGTCGGGTTTTTGCTTGGGAGTCACATGCATGCTGCGCCGTCGTATCTGACATTCATTGATCAGCTAGTTGCGTCTGAAAAAACGCCGCCGACTGCTTCATAA
- a CDS encoding DUF5667 domain-containing protein: MDKLDAFFDPAKKVCLSEAELSACRVQLMQKIEENPVRDAQKACPTEHMTDFDPSLVRSAQTVRLSTEESSRVEKTLFAFMKDHPVDMAAAVKKRERAEASTGLFSLFSFRYSSALAAVLILVLGTGSLSYAAESALPGEALYSVKIHVNEKVQTALAITPEAKAYWEAKRAERRVKEAKRLAETGRLTPEKNDTLIVAFNTHIANSHTNIQKVADEGNRERAEEIGRKTERVLREQVTVLLHDDAIAMMAENVQRAADKTVMLDSSIRNAIAMNASSSDPMATGMMMASSHTAIGTSSSSSSKHAQIAVNLTVGAEQLRQKTAHELTKMHIDGGAQVSVGPDASVTLMQTSALTKRAASSSITSGSGSSSPKNTSSLTVQSAASAGIDIHVSSSQGTPIRVDIQTDGSIDVEIVSPKKEDPIQ; encoded by the coding sequence ATGGATAAGCTGGATGCATTTTTTGATCCGGCAAAAAAGGTCTGCCTGAGCGAAGCAGAGCTGTCCGCGTGCCGGGTACAGCTGATGCAGAAAATTGAAGAAAACCCTGTAAGAGATGCACAGAAGGCGTGTCCTACAGAGCATATGACAGACTTCGATCCCTCCCTTGTGCGCTCCGCGCAGACCGTCCGCCTCAGCACTGAGGAATCGAGCCGTGTCGAAAAAACCCTGTTCGCCTTCATGAAAGACCACCCGGTGGATATGGCAGCAGCTGTAAAAAAACGCGAACGGGCGGAGGCATCTACGGGGCTCTTCTCGCTGTTCTCCTTCCGCTATAGCTCGGCACTGGCAGCAGTGCTGATCCTGGTTCTCGGAACGGGAAGTTTGTCCTATGCCGCAGAATCCGCTCTGCCTGGAGAAGCCCTCTACTCTGTCAAAATCCACGTGAACGAAAAAGTGCAGACCGCACTCGCCATCACACCGGAAGCAAAGGCGTACTGGGAAGCAAAGCGTGCGGAGCGCCGTGTGAAAGAGGCAAAGCGTCTTGCAGAGACGGGACGCCTCACACCGGAAAAGAATGACACGCTGATTGTCGCCTTCAACACGCATATCGCGAACAGCCATACGAACATTCAGAAAGTCGCCGATGAGGGAAACCGCGAACGCGCGGAGGAGATCGGCAGAAAAACGGAGAGAGTCCTGCGCGAGCAGGTCACCGTCCTCCTGCACGATGACGCCATTGCGATGATGGCGGAAAACGTCCAGCGTGCTGCAGACAAAACCGTCATGCTCGATTCATCCATCCGCAATGCGATTGCTATGAATGCGTCGTCATCCGATCCTATGGCTACCGGTATGATGATGGCATCTTCTCATACGGCCATCGGTACGAGCTCATCATCTTCATCCAAGCATGCACAGATTGCAGTCAATCTCACAGTCGGTGCCGAGCAGCTCCGCCAGAAGACCGCACATGAACTGACAAAAATGCATATCGACGGCGGCGCTCAGGTCAGTGTCGGCCCTGATGCATCTGTCACACTCATGCAGACAAGCGCACTGACAAAGAGGGCTGCATCGTCCAGCATTACCTCCGGTAGCGGTAGTTCGTCCCCGAAGAATACCTCATCCCTGACCGTCCAGAGTGCTGCATCTGCGGGTATCGATATTCATGTGTCATCATCCCAGGGCACCCCGATCCGCGTCGACATTCAGACTGACGGCAGTATTGATGTAGAGATTGTCAGCCCGAAAAAAGAAGATCCTATCCAGTAA
- a CDS encoding class A beta-lactamase-related serine hydrolase: MLIVQSLWSRLAFCHTEYDLLSPARRCNNTLPQGEWNYEHLRDTLSAAKEKLKAAGKVDHLSIYFQDLDHGPRFGIGEYDKFEPASLLKVPLAIFFLHAADLDPEILDKQLSFTGQLKIDDNLLSPAETIQPDTLYTIRELLEKMIIYSDNRSYSLLLREMHSLSESVAYYTFRDLDVLQIMLETEDTYVSISSYAKLFGVLYNTGYLSKDMSQYALDLLSRSTFREGIVSGLPEDLRVAHKFGFRFAEGQGQLHDCGIVYHPKMAYILCVMTSGKDVNNANAAISAISTIVYESVSSLDISKLEEGAALP; encoded by the coding sequence ATGCTTATTGTGCAAAGTCTGTGGAGCCGCCTGGCCTTCTGCCACACGGAGTATGACCTGCTGAGCCCTGCGCGGCGCTGCAACAATACACTGCCGCAGGGTGAGTGGAACTATGAACATCTGCGCGACACGCTGTCTGCTGCAAAAGAGAAGCTGAAAGCTGCAGGAAAGGTGGATCATCTCTCCATCTACTTCCAGGATCTCGACCACGGACCGCGCTTCGGAATCGGAGAGTACGACAAATTCGAGCCGGCAAGTTTGCTCAAAGTTCCGCTCGCTATTTTCTTTCTCCACGCTGCCGATCTGGATCCTGAGATTTTGGATAAGCAGTTGTCTTTTACCGGACAACTCAAAATTGATGACAACCTCCTTTCCCCCGCAGAAACCATCCAACCAGACACACTCTACACCATCCGCGAACTGCTGGAGAAAATGATTATCTACTCGGATAACCGCTCCTACTCATTGCTGCTCCGCGAGATGCATTCGCTTTCTGAATCCGTAGCGTACTACACCTTCCGTGATTTGGATGTGCTGCAGATCATGCTGGAAACCGAAGACACCTATGTCTCCATTTCTTCGTACGCAAAACTCTTTGGCGTGCTCTACAACACAGGCTACCTGTCCAAAGACATGTCCCAGTACGCACTCGATCTCCTCTCCCGCTCCACTTTCCGCGAGGGGATTGTCAGCGGCCTTCCGGAAGACCTGCGCGTTGCACACAAGTTCGGCTTCCGCTTTGCAGAAGGCCAGGGGCAACTGCATGACTGCGGCATCGTCTACCACCCGAAAATGGCCTACATCCTGTGCGTGATGACGAGTGGAAAAGATGTTAATAATGCAAACGCCGCCATCAGTGCTATCTCGACGATAGTCTATGAATCTGTGTCTTCACTGGATATCAGTAAACTGGAGGAGGGGGCTGCTCTTCCGTGA
- a CDS encoding cupredoxin domain-containing protein has protein sequence MKKITPLSVVALVLLSACAPAASNGTSDSSAISSTDHSIMDTNHSDSSHDSSAAATSSEEEAASSAAASAAVTAGARIITMSVEDFVFSPNTITVKKGEKVVVRLTAKSGTHGFGSTDLGLNVRIEPGETKDIVIPTDRAGTFTFKCSVPCGSGHRDMTGTIIVEE, from the coding sequence ATGAAGAAAATCACGCCCCTGTCTGTTGTTGCACTGGTGCTTCTCAGTGCCTGTGCCCCCGCTGCCAGTAACGGTACATCGGATTCGTCTGCCATCTCATCCACGGATCATTCCATAATGGATACGAATCACTCAGACTCCTCACATGATAGCAGTGCCGCTGCGACGTCTTCGGAAGAAGAGGCTGCCAGTTCTGCCGCCGCATCCGCCGCTGTGACAGCAGGTGCCCGCATTATTACCATGTCGGTTGAAGATTTCGTCTTTTCCCCGAATACCATCACTGTGAAGAAAGGGGAGAAAGTGGTAGTCCGTCTCACAGCCAAATCCGGTACACACGGATTCGGATCCACTGACCTCGGACTCAATGTGCGTATTGAACCGGGAGAGACCAAAGATATTGTCATCCCGACAGATCGTGCCGGAACCTTTACCTTCAAGTGCAGCGTTCCATGCGGATCGGGTCACCGCGATATGACGGGAACAATCATCGTCGAGGAATAA
- a CDS encoding 23S rRNA (pseudouridine(1915)-N(3))-methyltransferase RlmH has protein sequence MQRIVLICIGRLREPWAKDACAFYTERLKHAIKFDVIELPASREVDSKRQVEDESRRLVKFLHGYDADIWILDEHGKGLKSPSFAKEVAACRDGGRSMAFVLGGSYGLNDDVRAAGRMLKLSDMVLPHELCRVVFLEQLYRATEINKGSGYHH, from the coding sequence ATGCAGAGGATTGTTTTAATATGCATCGGCCGGTTACGCGAACCCTGGGCGAAAGATGCCTGTGCGTTTTATACGGAGCGTCTGAAGCATGCGATCAAATTTGATGTCATTGAATTACCTGCGAGCCGTGAGGTGGATAGCAAACGGCAGGTGGAGGATGAGTCGCGCAGACTTGTGAAATTTTTGCATGGATACGATGCGGACATCTGGATTCTGGATGAACACGGAAAGGGATTGAAGTCGCCATCGTTTGCCAAAGAAGTAGCAGCCTGCCGCGATGGCGGTCGCTCTATGGCATTTGTGCTCGGGGGATCGTACGGCCTGAATGATGACGTGCGCGCTGCGGGACGCATGCTCAAACTCAGTGACATGGTGTTGCCGCATGAACTGTGTCGCGTGGTGTTTTTGGAACAGCTCTATAGGGCGACGGAGATTAATAAGGGGTCGGGATACCATCATTGA
- a CDS encoding response regulator transcription factor, with translation MRILVVEDERGIADNIAEYLRQYSFAVDTAYNGDDGLKMARAHPYDIVLLDWMLPGTDGLTVCRTLRKEFPQLGIIMLTAKDTVDDRVSGLDTGADDYIIKPFALKELMARIQALLRRNYRSQTEENKLVVGDLVLDLSSQQAERGGQTIKLTRKLFQILELLMRNENRVVSKAEIEAHIWDASAELWSDVVRSHMQKLREKVDKGFPQQLIRTVHGTGYRISAEP, from the coding sequence ATGAGAATCTTAGTTGTCGAAGACGAACGCGGCATTGCGGATAATATTGCGGAGTATCTCCGTCAGTATTCATTTGCGGTGGATACGGCGTACAACGGAGATGACGGATTGAAGATGGCGAGGGCGCATCCCTACGACATTGTGCTGCTCGACTGGATGCTTCCTGGGACTGATGGACTGACGGTGTGCAGGACACTCCGTAAAGAATTTCCGCAGCTCGGCATTATTATGCTTACTGCCAAAGATACCGTTGACGATCGCGTGTCTGGGCTTGATACCGGAGCCGATGATTACATCATCAAACCCTTCGCGCTCAAGGAGCTCATGGCCCGTATTCAGGCGCTGCTTCGCCGGAATTACCGGTCGCAGACGGAAGAGAATAAACTGGTGGTGGGAGACCTGGTGCTGGATCTTTCCAGTCAGCAGGCGGAGCGTGGCGGACAGACTATCAAGCTCACCAGAAAATTGTTCCAGATTCTGGAACTCCTGATGCGCAACGAAAACAGAGTGGTCTCGAAGGCGGAGATTGAAGCGCATATTTGGGATGCGTCCGCAGAGCTGTGGAGTGATGTGGTCCGGTCCCACATGCAAAAACTCCGGGAGAAAGTCGACAAAGGATTCCCGCAGCAACTGATCCGCACCGTACACGGAACCGGGTACCGGATCTCCGCGGAACCATGA